The DNA sequence GCTAGTAATATAAAAAATATTACCTCCCAAATCTTTAATTTCTTCTTCATATGTTCTGTTATTTTCATCTTTATCAAAATACATAAAATCAAATTGAACTTTTTCTTTATCAATATTTCTATATAAGTTCATAATAATTCCCATTACACCACCTGTTATATTTACATCAGAAACAAAGTGTAATATTCTTATTGGCTTCATTAAATATTCTCCTTTTCTATCTTTTTACTCATATCCTTAATGTATTTATAAAAAAATGGAATATTTAAAATTCCCTTTAATGTACCAATCCCATAACTAATATGTAATAGTAAAAATAAAATAGGTAATAATAAGTTTGTCCAACTAAATTTCTCATTTTTAATAGATACTATTGTTACTATTAAGTTACATAATATATATGCACTCCACATAACTATAGCTAATATTGGGAATTTAAATATAGCTAGTATTGTTGTTACAATTATACCTAAAACAAATCCAAGTGGTACAAAGTGATATATAGAAAAACAACCTGGACATATACTTAATGTTTGTCCTATCCAAAATCCATTTAAATATTTTTGCTTTAACATTTTTGATAAGGTATTTCTCGTATGTTGATATGATTTAATATCCGGATCAAAGCATATATTATACCCTGCTTTTCTGATTCGATAGTGCATCTCATTATCTTCCGTTCTAGCAAGTAACTCATTATAGTATCCTACTTTTTCAAATACTTCTTTTGAGTATGCACCGTGAAAAACAGAACTTACATATCTTTTGCCCCCATTTCTTCTATATGGAGCAATACTACTACCAAACATCGATGTTTCAGCTAATAGCAGAGTCTTTTTCCAATTAGTTTCATCATCAATTATGTTAGGTCTATGTCCTCCACATATCTTTTCTCCACTTTTAATACACTCTACATTTTTTGATATAAAATTATCTGGAATCGTTGCATGTGCATCAATTCTTAATATTATATCTCCCGTAGATTCTTTTAGAGCTATATTCCATCCGCAAGGTAATGTCTTATTTAGATTGTTTTTTATACATATTCTATGAAAATCATTTTGCTCATCTGAAAATTGTTTCATAATATTAACTGTATTGTCCGTTGATTGTCCATCAACTAGAATTACCTCTATTAATTCATGTGGATAATCTTGGTTTTTTAAATCTTCAAATACTTTTGGTAGTGTATTTTCTTCATTATATGCAACTACAATAAATGAAACTAACATCCGTTCACCTCACTTCAATTTGATTATTTCAAAATTTCTAATATTGTACTTAAAACTAGTTTTATATCTTCAAATAAAGATATATTTTTTATATATTTCATATTTAAATTTATTTTTTGAGGCATAATATCTTCTACATAACTTTTCTCAGGGTTGTTGCTGCATCCTAATAATTCACTTTCATTTTTAAATTTTATAGATGCATAGTCAGTAATACCTGGTTGTACTAATAAAATTTGTTCTTGATATATATCATATAGTTCAACATACTTAGGAACTTCAGGTCTAGGCCCTACTAAACTCATCTCCCCTTTTAAAACGTTTATAAGCTGCGGAAACTCATCTAACTTATATTTTCTTATAAATCTCCCTACTTTAGTTATACGATTATCTGCTCCTACAGTTATCTGTTTTCCTAACTTTTCTGCATCTGTAACCATAGTTCTAAATTTATAAATTTCAAATATCTTTTTATTTTTGCCAACTCTTTTTTGTTTAAAGAATACAGGCCCTTTTGAATCTAACTTTATAAGTATTGCAATTACTATTAATATAGGTAGTAAAACTATTAAACCTATAGAAGAAACTGCTATATCAAATATTCTTTTTATGATTAAACTTAATTTTCTTTTTTCTAATTCTTTTTTTATATCTATAAGCTCTCTACTTGATTGCATTTTTCCTCCCTAATAAAAAATTTATTTACATAATATTTCACTTAAATTTCCAACTATATACTCTACATCATTTTTGTCTATACATGTATTTAAAGGAAGTGTAATCTCATTTTTATACATATTAAATGCATTAGGGTAATCGTTTATATCAAATCCTAAATTTTTATATGCTGTTAATAATGGTAATGGCTTATAATGAACATTCGTAGCTATCCCTTTTTCTGCCATTTTAACTATAACTTTATTTCTAAATTCAGAGTCTTTCCCTATTAACCTAATTAAATATAAATGTCCGCTAGATGTATACTCTTCAGTAAAATGCTTAAGTGTATCCACACCTTCAATTTCTTTTAAAAGTTCATCATATCTATTTATAATTTCTTTTCTATAGTTTAGTAAGTCTTCGTATCTGCTTAATTGTCCTAATCCTATAGCTGCCATTATATCAGTCATATTACACTTATAGGCAGGCTCTATTATGTCGTATTCCCAAGAACCTATCTTAGTTTTAGCAAGTGCGTCTTTTGTTTGTCCATGAAGTGATAAACAGTTATATCTTTTGTATATATCTTCATCATCAATTCCATCTATACTTTTCCAAGTAACTGCTCCACCTTCAGCTGTAGTAAGATTTTTAACAGCATGGAAAGAAAAACTTGTAAAGTCTGCTATGCTTCCACTCATTTTACCCTTATAGCTAGCTCCAAATGAGTGCGCACCATCAGCAACTACAGTAACTCTTCCTATAGACTTTTGTATCTCATTATTTGGGTTAAATAATTCTTTTTTACTGTTGACTATTTCAAATATTTTGTCATAATCACATGGTACTCCAGCTAAATCAACACATATAACAGCTTTAGTTTTTTCTGTTATAGCCTCTGCTAGTTTGTCATAATCCATTTGATATGAATCTTTAGCTGTATCAACTAATACAATCTTTGCTCCAACATGATGTATAACACTTGCTGATGCAGTATATGTATAGGCACTTGTTATAACTTCATCTCCAGGTCCTATTCCTAAAAATCTTAAAGTCATTTCCATTCCAGCTGTAGCTGAGTTTAAACATATAGCTTTATTTGTATTACAATAATTGGCTATTTTCTTTTCAAACTCTTTAGTTTTAGGTCCTGTTGTAATCCATCCTGATTTTAAAACTTCTACAACATTGTTTATTTCAACTTCAGTTATATCCGGTGGTGAAAAAGGTATATTCATTCTCTTACGCTCCCTTGCTAGTTTTCTTATTTGCTTCTTCTGGCCTAATATAAGTAGAAACTAACTCCCTCATTTTAGAATCTATTAGTTCTACCTTTTCATTCATTACTATTTCTTTTAACTCGCTAAGTAACTTTGTATTTTTTTTCATATCAAATTCCATTGGTTTCCCAATAAATATTTTTTTATGATCTGTGTTGGTTAGACCTTCTTCACTCATTAAAAGCTCTTCGTATAACTTTTCACCTGGTCTTAACCCTGTAAATTTAACTTCAATATCCACATTAGGTTCAAATCCACTTAATGTTATAAGGTTATATGCTAAATCAACAATTTTTACTGGATCTCCCATATCAAGCACAAATATCTCTCCACCTCTTGCCATAGCCCCTGCCTGTATAACAAGTTGGACAGCTTCAGGTATTGTCATAAAGTATCTAATAATCTCAGGATGAGTTATAGTTACTGGTCCACCTTCTTCAATTTGCCTTTTAAATAAAGGAATAACACTTCCGTTACTTCCAAGTACGTTTCCAAATCTTACAGCTACAAACTCTGTTTCACTTTCTTCATTCATAGTTTGTATAATCATTTCTGCCGCTCTTTTTGTAGCTCCCATTATATTAGTTGGATTTACTGCTTTATCTGTAGATATAAGCACAAACTTTTTAACCTTATATTTATCTGCCATAATAGCTACGTTTTTTGTTCCAAATATATTATTTTTTATAGCCTCACTTGGGCTGTTTTCCATAAGTGGAACATGTTTGTGTGCTGCTGCATGAAATACTACATCTGGTCTGTATTCACTAAAAATTTCATCCAATCTCTTTATTTCTCTAATAGAAGCTATAACTGTTTCTAAGTTTAGCTTATCTCCATATTTTCTTATTAGTTCTTGTTGAATTGAGTATGCATTATTTTCATAGTTATCAAGTATTATAAGTTGATTTGGCTCAAAAGTTGCTATTTGTCTACATAGCTCACTTCCTATACTTCCGCCTCCTCCAGTTACTAAGATAATTTTATTATGTATATACTCACTCATTTCATTTAGATTTACTTTTATAGTTTCTCTTCCTAATAGATCTTCAATTTGTACATCTCTAATTTTTTTTATATCTACTTTTCCATCTATAATTTCATAAATACCTGGAATTGTTTTTAGCTTGCATTTAGTATTTTTGCATATATTTATAATTTCTCTTTTTTCAGATTTACTTATATTAGCGATAGCGATTATAATTTCATCTATATCATTGATTATCACTATATTTTCTATATCTTTAATAGTTCCAATTATAGGTACATTATGTATTCGTCTGCCTTTTTTATTTATATCATCATCAACAATCCCTACTGGTTTTTTGTGAAGTTGAGGGTTATTTTTCAGTTCTTGTATAACCATATCTCCTGCATCACCAGCACCTACGATTAAAACTTTTTTCATTTTGTCTTTTATCCTACATCTTGAAATTACTCTACGTCCTATTCTATATAAAAGTCTAGTTCCTCCTGTTAATGAAATCACTAAAACTCCATTTAATAAATAAAAAATTATTGATAAATTTCCACCTAAAGCCTTATGTATTATAAATGCAGGTATAACAGTTAATAAACATGCTGAAACAATTGATATTAATTCCTCTTCTCCTGCATACCTCCATAAACTTCTATAGCATTTAAATATATTTAAAAATATTATATTCATAACTATATAAACTAGTATAAGCAGTATAAATTTATTATTTTGGATTTCGAAATTCATTTTATGTACTAGCCATGCAGATGCTAAAAATGAAACTAGTATACATATAATATCAATCGCTACTAGAATTAACTGTCTAGTTCTATACTTACCTAAAATATTTTCTAATGCATTTTTATCTTTAGGAGTGTTCATTTTAATTTCCATTAAAACCATTTCCCTCCACATTGTTTTTGTATATAATTATTATTTTCTCTTTTTCTTTTTAGATCTCTTATCGCTTGAAGATTCTTCATAGTAATAGTTGTAATAACCATAAGAACCATTAGATTCCTCAAACTTATTAAGTACTAAACCTAATATGTTAGCATTAACTTTTTCTAATCTTGACTTAGCTATTTTAACCATATCTATATCAACTTCTTTAGACCCAACTACAAGCATAGTTCCATCAGTATATGTTGAAACTATTCCAGCATCTGTTATAATTCCAATTGGCGGTGCATCTATAAATATATAATCATAGTAATCTTTTAAAGATTCTATGAAAGCTTTCATTTTTTTAGATGCTAACATCTCAGATGGATTTGGCGGTATTTTCCCGCAAGTTATAACATCTAACCCTTGAACTTCCGTTCTATAAACACATTCTTGAAAAGATCTTTGCCCTGTTAGTATTTCTGTAATACCGTGAGTATTACTTACATTAAACATCCTATGTACTGTAGGATTTCTTAAGTCGCCTTCTACAACTAAAACCTTTTTATCTTCCATTCCCGCAAAACTTACTGCTAAGTTTGCTATTACAGTACTCTTACCTTCATTTTGTTGAGAACTTGTAACTACTATAGTCTTTATTTCTTTATCTAAATTAGAAAATTCTATGTTTGTTCTAATAGTTCTATATGCTTCTGATATAGGTGACTTAGGGTCTCTCCTTGTTATTAGTCTTCCTAACATTACTTTCTACCACCTTTCTTATCCATATTTTCATTAGGAATTACTCCTAAAATTGGTAAGTCTATATATTTTTCTATATCTTGTGGTGATTTTATCTTGTTATCCATATATTCAAGAACAAATACTATAAATACTCCTACTATAAACCCTAATATTGCTGAAATAGCAATATTTATAGTCTTATTTGGTTTAACTGGATTTTCAGGAGTTATAGCTTTATCTATTACCTCAACACTATTTGCCTTTGTTATTCTTTTAACCTCTTTAGAAAATACAGTTGGTATCGAATTTGCTATATCTCTGGCTATCTTTGGATTTGTGCTTTGAACAGTTATAGACATTATTTGAGTATCTTTAACTTGAGATACTTTAATACTTTTCTCTAAATCTTCATAGTCCATATTTAAGTCAAGTTTTTTTATTACTGAATTTAATACAGATCTAGATTTTATTATTTCTCCATAAGTTAGTGTTAATTTTTGAGTAACCGCAAGTTGATCTCCTGTTATCATATTATTTGTTGATTTGTTTTGTTCTGTGTTTACTATTAATGTTGTGTTTGCTTCATATACTGGACTTAATACGAAAAAACTTATAATTCCACTAGTTACCATTGCCAATATTGTTATAAGTGCTATTATCCAAGCCCTCTTTTTTATGATGTGAAAATATTCTCTTAAGTCAATAGTCTCTTCCATTTCTATCCTCCACTTTTATTAATTCTATCTAAATTTATTTCACAATATAAAATTGTTATCTAATTAATTTTTTCCTCTCCTTGACCTTGTATTTGTTGATCATTAGAGGCTTCTGGTTTTGATGTATCAGTTTGTTGATTTTCTTCTTTTGTATCTTCAGGCTTCATATCTTCTGTTGTTTTTACTATATCTTTTTTGTCATTTTCTAACTTATTGTTGGTATTACTACTACTATTTATATCAGGTTTACTTTGTACCTGTATTTTTTCAAGATTTGTTTGTCTTGATGGTCGTTGCACTTTTGTCACTGATTTTGACTCAGCTACTTCATTTAATTGTTTTGAATCATCATTTTTTTTATCAACATTTACTACATCTTTTGCTTCATTTTTTTCTTTTTTCTCATTTCTATCTTTTTCTAAATTTTGTTCATTACTTTTCTCTTTATCTAAAACAACTTTTATATTGCCCTCTTTTATTGTGTAATTTATTATTTTATAGTTTTTTAAAAAATCTTTTTCTATGTATACTTCATCTTTTTCAAATATCGGATCTGTATCTACTGGAACTTCAATACCATTAATTTTTTTAGTATTAAGAGGATAGTACTCATCATCAACTTTTGCAAAAGATAAATTTTTATCTATAACAATACTTTTACCATCAATAATTATTTTTGCATTATTTCCCGATATATCAACTTTTCCACCAAGTTTTTGTATTATATTTTTAACTGGTATATAATCAACTTTATTTTTGCTCAAAATTTTAATATCACTTGCAAAAGATATAATACTTGTACAAACTATACCTATTATGGCTAATCCTAAAATCATACTACTTTTCAATGAAATCCCCCCACTCTTACTTTTTTAATTTCTTATGCATCTATAATTTGATTATGTATTATTAGATTTTTATTTTCAGATGTGTAATTCCAACTTAGACTAGCTTTTTCATCAAAATAAGCTTTTATATAAAGAGTACCTAAATCCTTATTATGATTTAAACTTCTTATGTTATCTCCTAGAAATTTAATCTGCCCTATTGCTTTTTCTGGATTTGTAATACTGTTTAAATTAATTTCAATAAACGTATTTCCATCCTTTTCTTTTATATCTTTTATAGTATAGTGTTTAGGTTTATCTTTAACTTCTTTGTCTACTTTATAATATTTTCTTATTTCAATTTTGTTAGAATCAATAGGCTTTGCAACAGTTTGAATTTGATCTATTCTATATTCAAAATCATTAGATTTTTCTTTATCAGTAAATAAATAAACTTTAAACTTTCCAGATGATTTTTTCCCTAATTCATTTACTAAGTATGCTAATTCTTTAGGAGTTAAGTTTCTTTTTTCTAATACAATAAATATATTTTCATTGTCTTTTTCATCTATTCTTATTAATTCATAGTCATCCTTAGTTAGCTCTATATTCTTAATTTCTGACTTTACTTCTACATATTCACTTTTTTTAGATTTAATACTACCTTGCATTAATGAAAATCCTAGTACAATAATAACTGTACAAATGCAAGCTATTATTATAACTTTACTTTCTCTTTTATTTTTAATTTTCACCTAAAGCTCCTCCCACATTTTTACTTATTATCTATAATATAACATTTTTTATATAATTTTGTCGAAAATAATCAAAAAATACCGATTATTTTTATTTTTACTTTTGAATCTTAGTTTTTTAATCTCAAACTTTTTATACTTTTGATTATCATTTTATTATACGGATAAAAGTCTTAGATATTTAGCAAAAAAACAAAAAAATGGAATGTTTTTGACATTCCATTTTATACCATCTTATTATTCTTTAAAATTTTTATAATCGTAAATATATTTATGTAATTGTTTATTGTTATACTCTTTATCCCAAAGAATTACCCAACCTTTTTCTTGATTTAAGATTTTTCCATCTCTATGCCCATCAAGTGGGAATTCAAGTTGTGCAAAATTACTTGTATGCATTTTTAATACTTTAGTTGCTAAGTTAAATATCTCCATTGGTGGGATATTAGTTTTAGTATATCCAATTATAGTATTTCCTAATTCTATTAAATCTCCACTAGAAGTATTAGATAATTTATTATAAGCTGCCTGAAGTACAGTTCTTTGTCTATTATCTCTGTGATAAGCATCATCTGCATATCTTATTCTACTATAAGCTAGGGCTTCTTTCCCATCTAAATTCTGTTTTCCTGGTCCATCAACTCCAGGTATATGACTTACCTCTTTAGGTAATACATCTATTTCTACTCCACCTATAGTATCTATTATCTTTTCAAAAGAATCGAAACTAACAGCTGCATATTTGTCAATTTTTATTCCAAAGTTTTTATCTATAGTTTCAAGTAAAAGCGCAGGCCCTCCATAGGCATATGCATGAGTTAATTTTTGTTCTCCATACCCTGGAATATCTACATATGTATCTCTAGCTAATGATGTTATTCTTATATCGTTATTTTTATCATCTATAGTAAGAATCATCATAGAGTCAGATCTATTTCCTTTATCTAAATTATTTCCATCTACTCCTGCTAATAAAATATTAGTTATTCCGTTTTTATCTTCTACTTTTTGGATTTTTGATTTTATATCTTTAGCAGTATCTTTATCATACATTGAGTTTAGTTTAAAGTAAAAATACCCAAAAGCTATCATAGGTACTGCTATTACAAAAATAATTAATCCAATAACTATCTTTTTAAATGTACTCATAATTCTCCTCCATTATTAATTTTAAATGCCGATTTAATTATACTACGTTTTTTTAATTTAATATATAAAATTTATTTCATTTTAAAATGTTCTTTATTTTCAGTTTATATTTTTGAGCTTGTAAAATATAATCGTTTTACTGTATTTCCAATATATGTCATTATATGTATTGAGTATAAAATCTATTCATAATTCCATTTATAGATTTTTTGCATAAAAAAACTGAGGAACATTTAAAGTTCCCCAGTTTTTATTACATTTCGCTAGCTAATTTATTTGCATATTCATGTAAAAAGTTATTAGCTGCATTTAAACTTGATTTATTTATATCATTTTTTAATGAAGAGTGTACTATTTCACTTAATGATCCGTTTAAGTACCCAAGTACTGTTTCTTTATGCTCTCTTGATAAATCTTCATCAAAAGCTGATTTTATATTATTCATTTCTACATTTAATCTATCTGCTATAT is a window from the Paraclostridium sordellii genome containing:
- a CDS encoding glycosyltransferase family 2 protein produces the protein MLVSFIVVAYNEENTLPKVFEDLKNQDYPHELIEVILVDGQSTDNTVNIMKQFSDEQNDFHRICIKNNLNKTLPCGWNIALKESTGDIILRIDAHATIPDNFISKNVECIKSGEKICGGHRPNIIDDETNWKKTLLLAETSMFGSSIAPYRRNGGKRYVSSVFHGAYSKEVFEKVGYYNELLARTEDNEMHYRIRKAGYNICFDPDIKSYQHTRNTLSKMLKQKYLNGFWIGQTLSICPGCFSIYHFVPLGFVLGIIVTTILAIFKFPILAIVMWSAYILCNLIVTIVSIKNEKFSWTNLLLPILFLLLHISYGIGTLKGILNIPFFYKYIKDMSKKIEKENI
- a CDS encoding LCP family protein, producing the protein MSTFKKIVIGLIIFVIAVPMIAFGYFYFKLNSMYDKDTAKDIKSKIQKVEDKNGITNILLAGVDGNNLDKGNRSDSMMILTIDDKNNDIRITSLARDTYVDIPGYGEQKLTHAYAYGGPALLLETIDKNFGIKIDKYAAVSFDSFEKIIDTIGGVEIDVLPKEVSHIPGVDGPGKQNLDGKEALAYSRIRYADDAYHRDNRQRTVLQAAYNKLSNTSSGDLIELGNTIIGYTKTNIPPMEIFNLATKVLKMHTSNFAQLEFPLDGHRDGKILNQEKGWVILWDKEYNNKQLHKYIYDYKNFKE
- a CDS encoding polysaccharide biosynthesis protein codes for the protein MEIKMNTPKDKNALENILGKYRTRQLILVAIDIICILVSFLASAWLVHKMNFEIQNNKFILLILVYIVMNIIFLNIFKCYRSLWRYAGEEELISIVSACLLTVIPAFIIHKALGGNLSIIFYLLNGVLVISLTGGTRLLYRIGRRVISRCRIKDKMKKVLIVGAGDAGDMVIQELKNNPQLHKKPVGIVDDDINKKGRRIHNVPIIGTIKDIENIVIINDIDEIIIAIANISKSEKREIINICKNTKCKLKTIPGIYEIIDGKVDIKKIRDVQIEDLLGRETIKVNLNEMSEYIHNKIILVTGGGGSIGSELCRQIATFEPNQLIILDNYENNAYSIQQELIRKYGDKLNLETVIASIREIKRLDEIFSEYRPDVVFHAAAHKHVPLMENSPSEAIKNNIFGTKNVAIMADKYKVKKFVLISTDKAVNPTNIMGATKRAAEMIIQTMNEESETEFVAVRFGNVLGSNGSVIPLFKRQIEEGGPVTITHPEIIRYFMTIPEAVQLVIQAGAMARGGEIFVLDMGDPVKIVDLAYNLITLSGFEPNVDIEVKFTGLRPGEKLYEELLMSEEGLTNTDHKKIFIGKPMEFDMKKNTKLLSELKEIVMNEKVELIDSKMRELVSTYIRPEEANKKTSKGA
- a CDS encoding YveK family protein encodes the protein MEETIDLREYFHIIKKRAWIIALITILAMVTSGIISFFVLSPVYEANTTLIVNTEQNKSTNNMITGDQLAVTQKLTLTYGEIIKSRSVLNSVIKKLDLNMDYEDLEKSIKVSQVKDTQIMSITVQSTNPKIARDIANSIPTVFSKEVKRITKANSVEVIDKAITPENPVKPNKTINIAISAILGFIVGVFIVFVLEYMDNKIKSPQDIEKYIDLPILGVIPNENMDKKGGRK
- a CDS encoding stalk domain-containing protein, producing the protein MKSSMILGLAIIGIVCTSIISFASDIKILSKNKVDYIPVKNIIQKLGGKVDISGNNAKIIIDGKSIVIDKNLSFAKVDDEYYPLNTKKINGIEVPVDTDPIFEKDEVYIEKDFLKNYKIINYTIKEGNIKVVLDKEKSNEQNLEKDRNEKKEKNEAKDVVNVDKKNDDSKQLNEVAESKSVTKVQRPSRQTNLEKIQVQSKPDINSSSNTNNKLENDKKDIVKTTEDMKPEDTKEENQQTDTSKPEASNDQQIQGQGEEKIN
- a CDS encoding DegT/DnrJ/EryC1/StrS family aminotransferase codes for the protein MNIPFSPPDITEVEINNVVEVLKSGWITTGPKTKEFEKKIANYCNTNKAICLNSATAGMEMTLRFLGIGPGDEVITSAYTYTASASVIHHVGAKIVLVDTAKDSYQMDYDKLAEAITEKTKAVICVDLAGVPCDYDKIFEIVNSKKELFNPNNEIQKSIGRVTVVADGAHSFGASYKGKMSGSIADFTSFSFHAVKNLTTAEGGAVTWKSIDGIDDEDIYKRYNCLSLHGQTKDALAKTKIGSWEYDIIEPAYKCNMTDIMAAIGLGQLSRYEDLLNYRKEIINRYDELLKEIEGVDTLKHFTEEYTSSGHLYLIRLIGKDSEFRNKVIVKMAEKGIATNVHYKPLPLLTAYKNLGFDINDYPNAFNMYKNEITLPLNTCIDKNDVEYIVGNLSEILCK
- a CDS encoding sugar transferase, whose protein sequence is MQSSRELIDIKKELEKRKLSLIIKRIFDIAVSSIGLIVLLPILIVIAILIKLDSKGPVFFKQKRVGKNKKIFEIYKFRTMVTDAEKLGKQITVGADNRITKVGRFIRKYKLDEFPQLINVLKGEMSLVGPRPEVPKYVELYDIYQEQILLVQPGITDYASIKFKNESELLGCSNNPEKSYVEDIMPQKINLNMKYIKNISLFEDIKLVLSTILEILK
- a CDS encoding CpsD/CapB family tyrosine-protein kinase, coding for MLGRLITRRDPKSPISEAYRTIRTNIEFSNLDKEIKTIVVTSSQQNEGKSTVIANLAVSFAGMEDKKVLVVEGDLRNPTVHRMFNVSNTHGITEILTGQRSFQECVYRTEVQGLDVITCGKIPPNPSEMLASKKMKAFIESLKDYYDYIFIDAPPIGIITDAGIVSTYTDGTMLVVGSKEVDIDMVKIAKSRLEKVNANILGLVLNKFEESNGSYGYYNYYYEESSSDKRSKKKKRK